AACTGGAACTCACGGATATCGGCTCGCTGAAGGACAAGCGGTCGATCGTGAAGCCGATCGTGCAAAAACTGATGAACCAGTTCGCGGTCATGGCTGCCGAGGTCGACAGCCTCGATGACACGGAGGCCGCCACGCTGGGCCTCGTGCTGTGCGCCAACGAACAGGCCCACGCCAACCGGGTGCTGTCCAAGGCGATCGACTGGCTGGAACATCACCAGTTCGAGGCCCATGTGGCC
This window of the Candidatus Sericytochromatia bacterium genome carries:
- a CDS encoding DUF503 domain-containing protein — protein: MIVGIARVELELTDIGSLKDKRSIVKPIVQKLMNQFAVMAAEVDSLDDTEAATLGLVLCANEQAHANRVLSKAIDWLEHHQFEAHVADVETQFLTV